The proteins below come from a single Thalassotalea ponticola genomic window:
- a CDS encoding valine--tRNA ligase has product MEKTFNPSAIEQALYNAWEEKGYFAPSGKGDGYCIAIPPPNVTGSLHMGHAFQQTIMDSLIRYQRMQGKNTLWQSGTDHAGIATQMVVERKIAGEENKTRHDYGRDAFIEKIWDWKAHSGGTIGQQMRRLGNSIDWSRERFTMDEGMSNAVQEVFVRLYQEDLIYRGKRLVNWDPKLHTAISDLEVENKDKKGHMWHFRYPLADGVKTADGKDYIVVATTRPETMLGDTGVAVNPEDERYKDLIGKHILLPIVNRLIPIVGDEHADMEKGTGCVKITPAHDFNDNEVGKRHNLPMINIFDVDANILAVAEVFDVNGEESDVYDCALPEQYAGLERFAARKQIVADFDNLGLLDAVKDHDLTVPYGDRSGVVIEPFLTDQWYVRTDVLAKPAIEAVENGDIEFVPKQYENMYFAWMRDIQDWCISRQLWWGHRIPAWYDAQGKVYVGRSEEDVRSQYNLADDVTLSQDDDVLDTWFSSALWTFSTLGWPDNTDALKQFHSTDVLVTGFDIIFFWVARMIMMTMHFVKDEDGKPQVPFKKVYVTGLIRDENGDKMSKSKGNVIDPLDMIDGISLDDLLEKRTGNMMQPQLKEKITKLTKKEFPDGIEAHGTDALRFTLAAVASTGRDINWDMKRLEGYRNFTNKLWNASRYVLMNTEEHDCGIGNGDIELSLADRWIIGQFEKTVQTVHQAFDTFRFDLAAQALYEFTWNQFCDWYLELTKPVIFKGSEAQQRGTRHTMINVLEALLRLMHPIMPYITETIWQRVVPLTQPDFKEGSIMVQSYPQYHPERVDEQAISDVEWLKQVIIGIRNIRGEMDIPPSKPLPVLLKNVNAENQRRIDQNSQFLSALAKLESIDVLADSEQGPASATAVIGDMSLLIPMAGLIDVEAELARLNKAIEKIEKDVQRTRGKLSNDNFVSKAPAAVIDKERSKLADAEATLAKLEEQKQAIAAM; this is encoded by the coding sequence ATGGAAAAAACATTTAATCCATCGGCTATAGAACAGGCGCTATACAACGCTTGGGAAGAGAAAGGTTATTTCGCACCATCAGGTAAAGGCGACGGCTACTGCATAGCCATTCCGCCCCCCAACGTCACCGGTAGCCTACACATGGGTCACGCCTTTCAACAAACGATCATGGATAGCTTGATCCGTTATCAGCGCATGCAAGGTAAAAACACCTTATGGCAATCAGGTACCGATCACGCGGGTATTGCCACGCAAATGGTTGTAGAGCGTAAGATTGCTGGCGAAGAAAACAAAACTCGTCACGATTACGGTCGAGACGCATTCATTGAAAAGATTTGGGACTGGAAAGCACATTCAGGTGGTACCATTGGCCAACAAATGCGCCGTCTGGGCAACTCGATTGACTGGTCGCGTGAACGCTTCACCATGGATGAGGGGATGAGCAATGCGGTACAAGAAGTATTTGTTCGTCTATATCAAGAAGATTTGATCTATCGTGGTAAGCGCTTGGTTAACTGGGATCCGAAATTGCACACGGCAATTTCCGATCTAGAAGTTGAGAATAAAGACAAAAAAGGCCACATGTGGCACTTCCGCTACCCACTTGCCGATGGCGTGAAAACAGCCGATGGTAAAGACTACATTGTGGTAGCAACGACACGTCCTGAAACCATGCTCGGTGATACTGGTGTGGCAGTAAACCCAGAAGATGAGCGCTATAAAGATCTTATCGGTAAGCACATCTTATTGCCTATAGTTAATCGTCTTATTCCAATTGTTGGCGATGAACACGCCGATATGGAAAAGGGTACCGGCTGTGTCAAAATCACGCCGGCACACGACTTTAACGATAACGAAGTTGGTAAGCGTCACAACTTACCGATGATCAATATTTTTGATGTCGATGCCAATATTCTAGCAGTAGCCGAAGTATTTGATGTCAATGGCGAAGAGTCGGATGTTTACGATTGCGCCCTACCTGAACAATACGCTGGTTTAGAGCGCTTTGCCGCGAGAAAGCAAATTGTTGCCGACTTTGACAACCTCGGTTTACTCGATGCAGTAAAAGACCATGACTTGACTGTGCCTTACGGCGATCGAAGTGGTGTCGTTATCGAGCCATTCTTAACTGATCAGTGGTACGTGCGCACAGACGTTTTAGCCAAACCAGCTATTGAAGCGGTTGAAAACGGCGACATTGAATTTGTACCTAAGCAATATGAAAATATGTACTTTGCTTGGATGCGCGACATTCAAGATTGGTGTATTTCACGCCAGCTTTGGTGGGGTCACCGCATCCCTGCGTGGTATGACGCGCAAGGTAAAGTCTACGTCGGCCGCAGCGAAGAAGACGTTCGCAGCCAATATAACTTAGCCGATGACGTTACCCTAAGCCAAGACGATGACGTATTGGATACTTGGTTCTCATCAGCACTTTGGACCTTCTCTACCTTAGGTTGGCCAGATAATACGGATGCATTGAAGCAATTCCACTCGACCGATGTCCTCGTTACCGGTTTTGATATTATCTTCTTCTGGGTTGCGCGCATGATCATGATGACCATGCACTTCGTAAAAGACGAAGATGGCAAACCGCAAGTGCCATTTAAAAAGGTTTATGTTACCGGTCTTATACGCGACGAGAACGGCGACAAAATGAGTAAATCAAAAGGTAATGTTATCGACCCACTCGATATGATCGACGGGATCAGCCTTGACGATCTACTGGAAAAGCGCACTGGCAATATGATGCAACCTCAGCTTAAAGAGAAAATTACTAAGCTGACCAAGAAGGAATTCCCCGATGGTATTGAAGCGCACGGTACCGATGCGCTGCGCTTTACCCTTGCCGCCGTTGCGTCTACGGGTCGTGATATCAACTGGGATATGAAGCGCTTGGAAGGCTATCGCAACTTTACTAACAAGTTGTGGAATGCCAGCCGCTATGTGCTGATGAATACTGAAGAGCACGATTGTGGTATTGGTAACGGTGATATCGAGTTGTCACTTGCTGATCGTTGGATTATTGGTCAATTTGAAAAAACGGTGCAGACGGTTCATCAAGCATTTGATACGTTCCGCTTTGACCTTGCAGCGCAGGCACTCTATGAATTTACATGGAACCAATTCTGTGACTGGTACTTGGAGTTAACCAAACCGGTGATCTTTAAAGGCAGCGAAGCTCAGCAACGCGGTACCCGTCATACCATGATTAATGTGCTTGAAGCTTTGTTGCGTTTGATGCACCCGATTATGCCGTACATCACTGAAACCATCTGGCAGCGCGTTGTGCCTCTTACCCAGCCTGACTTTAAGGAAGGTAGTATTATGGTTCAGTCGTATCCACAATATCACCCAGAGCGCGTCGACGAGCAGGCGATCAGTGATGTTGAATGGTTGAAACAAGTGATCATTGGTATCCGTAACATCCGCGGTGAAATGGATATTCCGCCAAGTAAGCCGTTGCCGGTACTGTTGAAAAATGTGAATGCTGAAAATCAGCGTCGCATTGATCAAAACAGTCAATTTTTAAGCGCCTTAGCCAAGTTAGAGAGTATTGATGTTCTCGCTGACTCAGAACAAGGTCCAGCATCAGCAACTGCGGTTATTGGCGACATGAGCTTACTGATCCCTATGGCCGGTCTGATTGATGTCGAAGCGGAACTCGCTCGCCTTAATAAAGCGATTGAAAAAATTGAGAAAGACGTACAGCGCACTCGAGGCAAGTTGAGCAACGATAACTTTGTCAGCAAAGCACCTGCTGCCGTTATTGATAAAGAGCGCAGCAAACTGGCCGATGCCGAAGCGACGTTAGCAAAACTTGAAGAGCAAAAACAGGCTATTGCCGCAATGTAA
- a CDS encoding DNA polymerase III subunit chi has translation MSTQVIFSVIKDGAQDHLRLACDKVANLYRQNKRVFVFCDSQSDAHKIDELLWSFDSESFIPHNLLGEGYETGSPVEISWQAPTNQRHVLVNLAKEVPAFAAQFTHILDFVPADEELKQQARLRYRSYQHGGCQLVTESA, from the coding sequence ATGAGCACCCAGGTAATCTTTAGCGTAATCAAAGACGGCGCCCAAGATCACCTGCGCCTTGCGTGCGACAAGGTCGCCAACCTGTATCGACAAAACAAACGAGTATTCGTATTTTGCGATTCGCAGAGTGATGCACACAAAATTGACGAGCTGTTATGGTCTTTTGATAGCGAAAGTTTTATCCCTCACAACCTCCTCGGCGAGGGTTATGAGACGGGTTCGCCAGTTGAAATCAGCTGGCAAGCGCCAACAAATCAAAGACACGTACTGGTGAACTTAGCCAAAGAAGTTCCGGCTTTTGCGGCCCAGTTCACTCATATTTTAGACTTTGTCCCTGCTGACGAAGAATTGAAGCAGCAAGCTCGCCTGCGCTATCGCAGTTATCAACACGGCGGTTGCCAATTAGTAACCGAGTCAGCGTAA
- the pepA gene encoding leucyl aminopeptidase — protein MEFSVKSGSPEKQRSACIVVGVYEPRRLSAVAEQLDEISGGYISNLLRRGDLEGKPGQMLLLHQVPNVLSERVLLVGCGKERELDERQYRQIISKTINTLNETGSMEAVCFLSELHVKGRDTYWKVRQAVEATQDCLYSFNQLKTRKEEARRPLRKIVFNVPTRRELPIGERAVAHGLAIASGMKACKDVANMTPNICNPAYLAEQAKQLATNNDNISIDVVDEKQMEELGMGSYLAVGRGSANESLMTLIHYRGAGDDSKPIVLVGKGLTFDSGGISIKPGEAMDEMKYDMGGAAGVLGTMHALAELNLPLNVIGVLAGCENMPSSNAYRPGDILTTMSGQTVEVLNTDAEGRLVLCDALTYVERFEPETVIDVATLTGACVIALGAHATGLLSSHNPLAHELLNASDQSGDRAWRLPLWDEYQDQLDSPFADFTNLGGRAAGTITAACFLARFTKKYHWAHLDIAGTAWRSGPKKGSTGRPVSMLTQFLLNRSGQEQGE, from the coding sequence ATGGAGTTCAGTGTCAAAAGTGGCAGCCCAGAAAAGCAACGCAGTGCTTGTATTGTCGTTGGCGTATACGAACCACGCCGCCTTAGCGCTGTCGCCGAACAGCTAGATGAAATCAGCGGTGGCTATATTTCTAACTTATTACGCCGAGGCGACCTCGAAGGCAAGCCAGGGCAAATGCTGTTATTACACCAAGTTCCCAACGTTCTGTCTGAACGCGTATTGCTAGTCGGTTGTGGCAAAGAGCGCGAACTCGATGAACGCCAGTACCGTCAAATTATCAGTAAAACCATCAATACCCTTAACGAAACAGGGTCGATGGAAGCGGTGTGTTTCTTATCTGAGCTACACGTAAAGGGACGCGATACCTATTGGAAAGTGCGCCAGGCGGTAGAAGCAACTCAAGATTGTCTTTACAGCTTCAATCAATTAAAAACGCGAAAGGAAGAAGCTCGTCGCCCATTGCGCAAAATCGTCTTTAATGTACCAACGCGTCGTGAACTGCCGATTGGCGAGCGTGCAGTTGCGCATGGTCTAGCAATCGCTTCAGGTATGAAAGCCTGTAAAGACGTCGCTAATATGACACCAAATATCTGTAATCCAGCCTATCTAGCCGAGCAAGCCAAGCAATTGGCTACCAATAACGACAATATCAGTATTGACGTGGTTGATGAAAAGCAAATGGAAGAACTAGGTATGGGCTCTTACTTAGCAGTAGGACGCGGTAGCGCCAACGAATCCTTAATGACGCTTATTCACTATCGCGGTGCCGGTGACGACAGTAAACCAATTGTACTGGTAGGCAAGGGGTTAACCTTTGACTCAGGTGGTATTTCAATCAAGCCAGGCGAAGCAATGGATGAAATGAAATACGATATGGGTGGCGCCGCTGGTGTGTTAGGCACCATGCACGCGCTTGCTGAACTTAACTTACCTCTAAATGTCATCGGTGTGTTGGCTGGTTGTGAAAATATGCCAAGCAGCAATGCGTACCGTCCAGGGGATATCTTGACTACGATGTCAGGGCAAACCGTAGAAGTGTTAAATACCGATGCTGAAGGTCGCTTGGTGTTGTGTGACGCCTTAACTTACGTTGAGCGCTTCGAACCTGAAACGGTTATTGATGTTGCTACCTTAACTGGTGCTTGTGTTATTGCCTTAGGCGCACACGCTACCGGTTTATTGAGCTCGCATAACCCACTGGCGCACGAGTTGCTCAATGCGTCGGACCAAAGTGGTGATCGCGCATGGCGTTTACCATTGTGGGATGAGTATCAGGACCAGCTCGACAGCCCATTTGCCGATTTCACCAACTTAGGTGGTCGAGCGGCAGGTACCATTACAGCGGCTTGTTTCCTCGCGAGATTTACCAAAAAATATCACTGGGCGCACCTTGATATTGCAGGTACAGCGTGGCGCAGTGGCCCGAAAAAAGGTTCAACTGGTCGACCGGTTAGCATGTTAACTCAGTTTTTATTAAACCGCAGCGGACAAGAGCAAGGCGAATAA
- the lptF gene encoding LPS export ABC transporter permease LptF codes for MIIFRYLLNEVGRTQLGVFFVLMTIFISQKFVRILGDASDGDFPAQMVITFMGLTIPHLMGVMLPLSLFLAILIAYGRIYAENEMTVLHACGVSEWYVVRVTLLLAIVVSLITGLFTLYLSPLAQEKEYQVKEQLAKDIGLTALVAGRFQKTSNEEAVVFIQNIGDNKELQDIFVAQLPKDETGKQDIVNVIYAKSGKVIEAESGEQTLIMNDGNRYQKNNVTTEFETMEFAGYQMKIQDKKVEERLRKLSAIPTKDLLTRNDSSARTELQWRLSFPISVLILTLIAVPLSVVNPRQGKFAKMFPALLLFLVYYLLLTSARSAMDDGVIAPSVGLWPIHITALFVGWMLLLRSRSSGKKLKARLKRGNS; via the coding sequence GTGATTATTTTTCGCTATTTATTAAATGAAGTTGGTCGCACTCAGTTAGGGGTGTTTTTCGTCTTGATGACCATATTTATCAGTCAAAAATTTGTGCGGATATTAGGCGATGCGTCTGACGGTGATTTCCCAGCCCAAATGGTTATCACGTTTATGGGATTAACGATTCCACACTTGATGGGTGTCATGTTGCCACTGAGCTTATTCTTAGCCATTTTAATTGCTTACGGACGTATCTATGCTGAAAATGAAATGACAGTATTGCACGCGTGTGGGGTGAGTGAGTGGTACGTGGTTCGGGTTACCTTGTTACTCGCTATTGTGGTCAGTTTGATTACCGGCTTGTTTACTCTTTATTTATCACCGCTGGCGCAAGAAAAAGAATATCAAGTCAAAGAACAGCTGGCAAAGGACATTGGTTTGACCGCACTTGTTGCTGGGCGATTTCAAAAAACCAGTAATGAGGAAGCGGTGGTGTTTATTCAAAATATCGGCGACAACAAAGAGTTACAGGATATCTTTGTCGCTCAACTACCGAAAGATGAGACGGGTAAACAAGACATCGTCAACGTAATTTACGCTAAAAGCGGCAAGGTTATCGAAGCAGAAAGTGGCGAGCAAACGCTGATCATGAACGATGGGAACCGTTACCAAAAAAACAATGTAACCACCGAATTTGAAACCATGGAATTCGCAGGTTATCAAATGAAAATACAAGATAAAAAAGTTGAAGAGCGGTTGCGAAAACTAAGTGCAATACCGACCAAAGATTTACTTACCCGCAATGACAGCTCTGCTCGCACTGAACTTCAATGGCGGTTGTCATTTCCCATTAGCGTGTTAATTTTGACCTTAATTGCGGTACCGTTAAGCGTGGTCAATCCGCGCCAAGGTAAGTTTGCAAAAATGTTTCCAGCGTTGTTATTGTTCCTGGTTTACTATCTGTTGCTGACCAGTGCTCGTTCGGCCATGGATGACGGTGTTATCGCTCCTTCGGTTGGCCTGTGGCCTATTCACATTACTGCATTATTCGTTGGCTGGATGCTGTTATTGCGCAGTAGAAGCAGTGGCAAAAAATTAAAAGCGCGCTTGAAAAGAGGAAATAGCTAA
- the lptG gene encoding LPS export ABC transporter permease LptG: protein MRILDLYIGRVIAMTTFLTLSVLVSISGIIKFVEQMRAVGRGNYDLLDAALFAFYSIPRDIEIFFPMAALVGGLIGLGMMASNSELVVMQAAGLSKLDIIKSVMKTAVVLILLSMAIGEFLAPKGEATARELRAQEISEGSLISAKNGVWAKDSELIVHISEVADVSTLKGISLYTFGDDHKMQRWLSAESATWQGDNWLLLDVEISQLSEQAISTNRIDSYAWQSSLTPDKLGVVTVKPEALSLQGLLSYLDYLEENKQDTSRYMLAFWRKLMQPFTVAVMLLVALSYIFGPLRSVSMGARIMMGIGTGIAYDFINRMFGSISQTFQMPPLLGAVLPSLLFVIIAVYFLRRKV from the coding sequence ATGCGTATTCTCGACTTGTATATCGGTCGTGTTATCGCCATGACTACGTTTTTGACGCTGTCGGTGCTGGTGAGCATTAGTGGTATTATTAAATTTGTTGAACAAATGAGAGCCGTTGGGCGTGGTAACTATGACCTGCTGGACGCTGCTCTCTTTGCGTTTTATTCGATTCCTCGAGATATCGAAATATTTTTTCCAATGGCTGCCTTAGTTGGCGGACTTATCGGTCTTGGTATGATGGCCAGTAACTCTGAATTGGTCGTTATGCAGGCTGCGGGGTTGTCTAAGTTAGATATCATAAAATCAGTAATGAAAACCGCTGTTGTTCTTATTCTACTCAGTATGGCAATAGGTGAGTTTTTAGCCCCCAAAGGCGAAGCAACAGCGCGAGAGCTTCGCGCTCAAGAAATATCTGAAGGCAGTCTGATATCGGCTAAAAATGGCGTTTGGGCAAAAGACAGTGAGCTGATAGTGCACATCAGCGAAGTGGCGGATGTTAGCACGCTAAAGGGTATTAGCTTATATACATTTGGCGATGACCACAAAATGCAACGTTGGTTAAGCGCCGAGTCTGCGACCTGGCAAGGTGACAACTGGTTGCTGCTCGATGTTGAAATATCACAGTTATCTGAACAAGCTATTAGCACCAATCGCATTGACTCCTACGCGTGGCAGTCGAGTTTAACGCCAGATAAACTTGGCGTGGTAACCGTTAAGCCTGAAGCATTATCTCTGCAAGGGTTACTCAGTTATCTCGATTACTTAGAAGAAAACAAGCAAGACACTAGTCGCTATATGTTGGCGTTTTGGCGAAAACTGATGCAACCCTTTACCGTCGCCGTTATGCTACTGGTCGCCTTGTCATACATATTTGGTCCATTGCGTAGTGTATCCATGGGGGCTCGGATCATGATGGGCATCGGTACCGGGATTGCCTATGATTTTATTAATCGTATGTTTGGTTCAATCAGTCAAACTTTTCAGATGCCGCCATTACTTGGCGCGGTGTTGCCGAGCCTTTTATTTGTCATCATTGCCGTGTATTTCTTAAGACGTAAGGTGTAG